The following are encoded together in the Streptococcus oralis genome:
- the pepF gene encoding oligoendopeptidase F — MVLQRHEINEKDTWDLSTIYPTDQAWEEALKDLTEKVQTASQYEGHLLDSADSLLEITEFSLDLERQVEKLYVYAHMKNDQDTREAKYQEYYAKAMTLYSQLEQAFSFYEPEFMEISEEQYAAFLEAQPKLQVYKHFFDKLLQKKDHVLSQREEELLAGAGEIFGSASETFAILDNADISFPYVLDDEGKEVQLSHGTYIRLMESKNREVRRGAYEALYATYEQFQHTYAKTLQTNVKVQNYRAKVRNYKSARHAALAANFVPESVYDNLVAAVRKHLPLLHRYLELRSKILGISDLKMYDVYTPLSSVDYSFTYEEALKKAEEALAVLGEDYLSRVKRAFSERWIDVYENQGKRSGAYSGGSYDTNAFMLLNWQDNLDNLFTLVHETGHSMHSSYTRETQPYVYGDYSIFLAEIASTTNENILTEKLLEEVEDDATRFAILNNFLDGFRGTVFRQTQFAEFEHAIHQADQNGEVLTSDFLNKLYADLNQEYYGLSKEDNPQIQYEWARIPHFYYNYYVYQYSTGFAAASALAEKIVHGSQEDRDRYIDYLKAGKSDYPLNVMRKAGVDMEKEDYLNDAFAVFERRLNEFEALVEKLGLA; from the coding sequence ATGGTATTACAACGACATGAAATAAATGAAAAAGATACATGGGATCTTTCGACAATCTACCCAACAGACCAGGCTTGGGAAGAAGCCTTGAAAGATTTAACTGAAAAAGTACAAACAGCATCTCAGTATGAGGGACATCTTTTGGACAGCGCAGACAGTTTGCTTGAGATCACAGAATTCTCACTCGACTTGGAACGCCAAGTTGAAAAGCTTTATGTCTATGCGCATATGAAAAATGACCAGGACACGCGTGAGGCCAAGTATCAAGAGTACTATGCTAAGGCAATGACCCTATACAGTCAGTTAGAACAAGCCTTTTCATTCTATGAACCTGAGTTTATGGAGATTAGCGAAGAGCAGTATGCGGCCTTCCTAGAAGCTCAACCAAAACTCCAAGTTTACAAGCACTTTTTTGACAAGCTCTTGCAAAAGAAAGACCATGTTCTTTCGCAACGTGAGGAAGAATTGCTTGCTGGAGCAGGAGAAATCTTTGGTTCTGCTAGTGAAACCTTCGCTATTTTGGACAATGCGGATATTAGCTTCCCATACGTCCTTGATGACGAAGGCAAGGAAGTGCAACTCTCACACGGTACTTACATCCGTTTGATGGAGTCTAAAAACCGTGAAGTGCGTCGTGGTGCCTATGAAGCCCTTTATGCGACTTACGAGCAATTCCAACACACTTATGCTAAGACCTTGCAGACAAATGTTAAGGTGCAAAACTACCGCGCAAAAGTTCGCAACTATAAGAGTGCTCGCCATGCAGCTCTCGCAGCAAACTTTGTTCCAGAAAGTGTCTATGACAATCTAGTAGCAGCAGTTCGCAAGCATTTGCCACTCTTGCATCGTTACCTTGAACTTCGTTCTAAAATCTTGGGGATTTCAGATCTCAAGATGTATGATGTTTACACACCACTCTCGTCAGTAGATTATAGCTTTACCTACGAAGAAGCCTTGAAAAAAGCTGAAGAAGCCTTGGCGGTCTTGGGTGAAGACTACTTGAGCCGTGTCAAACGGGCTTTCAGCGAGCGTTGGATTGATGTCTATGAAAACCAAGGCAAGCGTTCTGGTGCCTACTCTGGTGGTTCTTATGATACCAATGCCTTTATGCTTCTCAACTGGCAGGATAATTTAGATAATCTCTTTACCCTTGTCCATGAAACAGGTCACAGTATGCACTCCAGCTATACTCGTGAAACTCAGCCTTATGTTTACGGAGATTACTCTATCTTCTTGGCGGAGATTGCCTCAACCACAAACGAAAATATCTTGACAGAGAAATTGTTGGAAGAAGTAGAAGACGATGCGACTCGTTTTGCTATTCTTAATAACTTCCTAGACGGTTTCCGTGGAACAGTCTTCCGTCAAACTCAATTCGCTGAGTTTGAACATGCTATCCATCAAGCAGATCAAAATGGAGAAGTATTGACAAGTGATTTCCTCAATAAGCTCTACGCTGACTTGAACCAAGAGTACTATGGACTCAGCAAGGAAGACAATCCTCAGATTCAATACGAGTGGGCGCGCATTCCACACTTCTACTATAACTACTATGTTTATCAATATTCAACTGGTTTTGCAGCTGCTTCAGCCTTGGCTGAGAAGATTGTCCATGGTAGCCAAGAAGACCGTGACCGCTATATCGACTACCTCAAGGCAGGTAAGTCAGACTATCCGCTCAATGTTATGAGAAAAGCGGGTGTTGATATGGAAAAAGAAGACTATCTTAACGATGCCTTTGCAGTCTTTGAACGACGCTTGAATGAGTTTGAAGCCCTTGTTGAAAAATTGGGACTAGCTTAA
- the trpX gene encoding tryptophan ABC transporter substrate-binding protein, producing MKNKRLIGIVAGLAVLVVASLIYSSMNKPATKEEQKVAKVGVLQFVSHPSLDLIYQGIQDGLAEEGYKDDQVKIDFMNSEGDQSKVATMSKQLVANGNDVVVGIATPAAQGLASATKDLPVIMAAITDPIGANLVKDLKKPGGNITGVSDHNPAEQQVELIKTLTPNVKTIGALYSSSEDNSKTQVEEFKAYAEKAGLTVETFAVPSTNEIASTVNVMTSKVDAIWVPIDNTIASAFSTVVSSNQIAKKPIYPSATAMVEAGGLASVVVDQHDLGVATGKMIAKVLKGEKPADTPVNVFSTGKSVINKKLAQELGIAIPESVLKEAGQVIE from the coding sequence ATGAAAAATAAACGTTTGATTGGAATTGTCGCTGGATTAGCAGTATTGGTAGTGGCTAGCTTGATTTATTCATCAATGAACAAGCCAGCAACTAAGGAAGAGCAAAAGGTCGCTAAGGTTGGTGTCCTTCAATTTGTTAGTCACCCATCCTTGGACTTGATTTACCAAGGGATTCAAGATGGACTAGCTGAAGAAGGTTATAAGGATGACCAGGTAAAAATCGACTTTATGAACTCTGAAGGAGATCAGAGCAAGGTTGCAACCATGAGTAAACAATTGGTAGCAAATGGAAACGACGTTGTTGTTGGGATTGCAACACCAGCTGCTCAAGGACTTGCTAGTGCTACAAAAGACCTACCTGTTATCATGGCTGCTATTACAGACCCAATCGGTGCTAACTTGGTCAAAGACTTGAAAAAACCAGGTGGCAACATCACAGGGGTGTCAGACCACAACCCTGCTGAACAACAAGTAGAGTTGATAAAAACCCTCACACCAAATGTCAAAACAATCGGAGCTCTTTACTCAAGTAGCGAAGATAACTCAAAAACACAGGTAGAAGAATTCAAGGCTTATGCTGAAAAAGCAGGTTTGACAGTCGAAACATTTGCCGTTCCATCAACCAATGAAATTGCTTCAACAGTCAATGTTATGACAAGCAAAGTCGATGCAATTTGGGTTCCAATTGATAACACCATCGCATCCGCATTTTCAACAGTTGTTTCAAGCAACCAAATAGCTAAAAAGCCAATCTACCCAAGTGCCACTGCCATGGTAGAAGCAGGTGGATTAGCATCTGTAGTAGTTGACCAACACGATCTTGGTGTGGCTACTGGTAAGATGATTGCCAAAGTTTTGAAAGGTGAAAAACCAGCTGATACGCCAGTTAATGTCTTTTCAACTGGTAAGTCAGTGATTAATAAAAAACTAGCGCAGGAACTTGGTATCGCCATTCCTGAGTCCGTTCTAAAAGAAGCAGGACAAGTGATTGAATAA
- a CDS encoding ABC transporter permease, whose amino-acid sequence MIVSIISQGMVWAILGLGIFMTFRILNFPDMTTEGSFPLGGAVAVTLITQGVNPFLATLAAVGAGCLAGMATGLLYTKGKIPTLLSGILVMTSCHSIMLMIMGRANLGLLGTKQMQDVLPFDSDLNQLLTGLIFVALVIGLMLFFLDTKLGQAYIATGDNPDMARSFGIHTGRMELMGLVLSNGIIALAGALIAQQEGYADVSRGIGVIVVGLASLIIGEVLFKSLTLAERLMTIVVGSIAYQFLVWGVIALGFNTSYLRLYSALILAVCLMIPTFKSKYLKGVKFSK is encoded by the coding sequence ATGATAGTATCCATTATTTCTCAGGGGATGGTCTGGGCGATTTTAGGTTTGGGAATCTTTATGACTTTTCGAATTTTGAATTTTCCAGATATGACTACTGAAGGTTCTTTTCCTCTTGGGGGAGCAGTAGCTGTAACCTTGATAACACAGGGAGTCAACCCATTTTTAGCAACCCTAGCCGCAGTAGGAGCGGGCTGTCTAGCTGGAATGGCGACAGGTCTCTTATATACCAAAGGAAAAATCCCAACTCTCTTATCAGGGATTCTGGTCATGACTTCCTGCCATTCCATCATGCTCATGATTATGGGGCGTGCCAATCTAGGGCTTCTTGGAACCAAGCAAATGCAGGATGTCTTGCCTTTTGATTCAGACCTTAACCAACTCCTGACCGGATTAATCTTTGTAGCTCTTGTTATTGGCCTTATGCTCTTTTTCCTGGATACTAAACTAGGTCAAGCCTACATCGCTACAGGTGATAATCCTGATATGGCTCGTAGTTTTGGAATTCATACTGGTCGTATGGAACTCATGGGATTGGTTCTTTCAAATGGGATTATCGCGCTTGCAGGGGCCTTAATTGCTCAACAAGAAGGATATGCGGATGTTTCTCGAGGAATTGGAGTGATTGTCGTAGGGCTTGCTAGCTTGATTATTGGGGAGGTTTTGTTCAAGAGTTTGACCTTGGCAGAGCGACTCATGACCATCGTAGTAGGGTCTATTGCTTATCAGTTCCTCGTTTGGGGAGTGATTGCTCTTGGGTTTAATACAAGTTATCTTCGTTTGTACAGCGCCTTGATTTTGGCAGTTTGCCTTATGATTCCAACCTTCAAAAGCAAATACCTGAAAGGAGTCAAGTTTAGCAAATGA
- a CDS encoding O-methyltransferase, whose product MVESYSKNANHNMRRPVVKEDIVELMRQRQKQVTGSLKELETFARKENIPIIPHETVAYFRFLMESLQPKNILEIGTAIGFSALLMAEHAPDAKITTIDRNPEMIGFAKENFAQFDSRKQITLLEGDAVDVLSSLTETYDFVFMDSAKSKYIVFLPEILNHLEVGGVVVLDDIFQGGDVAKDIMEVRRGQRTIYRGLQRLFDATLDNPGLTATLVPLGDGILMLRKNLAEVELSESE is encoded by the coding sequence ATGGTAGAGTCTTATAGTAAAAATGCCAATCACAATATGCGACGTCCCGTCGTAAAGGAAGACATCGTAGAACTCATGCGCCAGCGTCAAAAGCAGGTGACTGGCTCCCTGAAAGAATTGGAGACCTTCGCTCGTAAGGAAAACATTCCCATTATTCCCCATGAAACGGTTGCTTACTTTCGATTTCTCATGGAAAGTCTGCAGCCTAAGAATATTTTGGAAATTGGGACGGCGATTGGCTTTTCAGCACTCTTGATGGCGGAACATGCGCCAGATGCTAAGATTACAACCATTGACCGTAATCCTGAGATGATAGGCTTTGCCAAGGAAAACTTTGCTCAGTTTGACAGTCGTAAGCAAATCACTCTTTTAGAGGGAGATGCAGTCGATGTTTTATCCAGTCTGACAGAAACTTATGACTTTGTCTTTATGGATTCGGCCAAATCCAAGTACATCGTCTTTCTGCCTGAAATCCTCAATCACTTGGAAGTTGGTGGAGTAGTCGTCTTGGATGATATTTTCCAAGGAGGAGATGTTGCCAAGGACATCATGGAAGTCCGCCGAGGTCAACGGACCATTTACCGAGGTTTGCAAAGACTTTTCGACGCAACGTTGGATAATCCAGGTCTAACAGCAACTCTAGTTCCACTTGGAGATGGTATTCTCATGCTAAGAAAGAATCTAGCAGAAGTAGAGCTTTCTGAGAGCGAATGA
- the prsA gene encoding peptidylprolyl isomerase PrsA — MKKKLMAGAITLLSVATLAACSNSSEGKDLISMKGDVITEHQFFEEVKNNPTAQQVLLNMTIQKVFEQQYGSEVTDKDVDDAVAEEQKKYGDSYNSVLQRAGMTPETRKAQIRTSKLVELAVKKAAESELTDEAYQKAFESYTPDVTAQIIRLDNEDKAKEVLEKAKAEGADFAQLAKDNSNDDKTKENGGEITFDSASTELPEQVKKAAFALDVNGISDVITATGTQAYSSQFYIIKVTKKTEKSSNIEDYKEKLKTIILTQKQNDSAFVQGVIGKELQAANIKVKDQSFQNIFTQYIGGGDSSSSSSSSSN, encoded by the coding sequence ATGAAGAAAAAACTTATGGCAGGAGCCATCACACTTTTATCAGTAGCAACACTTGCGGCTTGTTCAAACAGTTCTGAAGGAAAAGATTTGATCAGCATGAAGGGCGATGTGATTACAGAACATCAATTCTTTGAAGAAGTAAAGAATAATCCAACTGCACAACAAGTCTTGCTCAATATGACTATCCAAAAAGTATTTGAACAACAATATGGATCAGAGGTAACGGATAAAGATGTGGATGACGCCGTTGCTGAAGAGCAAAAGAAATACGGCGATAGCTACAACAGCGTGCTTCAACGTGCAGGTATGACACCTGAGACTCGTAAAGCTCAAATCCGTACCAGCAAATTAGTTGAATTGGCAGTTAAGAAGGCTGCTGAGAGTGAGTTGACAGACGAAGCCTACCAAAAAGCTTTTGAGTCTTATACACCAGATGTGACAGCTCAAATCATCCGTTTGGATAATGAAGACAAGGCAAAAGAAGTACTTGAGAAAGCTAAAGCAGAAGGTGCAGATTTTGCTCAGTTGGCAAAAGACAACTCTAACGACGACAAAACAAAAGAAAATGGTGGAGAAATTACTTTTGACTCTGCTTCTACAGAACTTCCAGAACAAGTCAAGAAAGCAGCCTTTGCCTTGGATGTGAACGGGATTTCTGATGTGATTACAGCTACTGGAACACAAGCCTACAGCAGTCAGTTCTACATCATCAAAGTAACGAAGAAAACAGAAAAATCTTCTAATATAGAGGATTACAAAGAAAAATTGAAGACTATCATCTTGACTCAAAAACAAAATGATTCAGCCTTTGTTCAAGGAGTAATTGGTAAAGAATTGCAAGCAGCAAACATCAAGGTTAAAGACCAATCATTCCAAAACATCTTCACCCAATACATCGGAGGTGGTGACTCAAGTTCAAGCAGCAGTTCTTCATCTAACTAA
- the ftsW gene encoding cell division peptidoglycan polymerase FtsW: MKISKRHLLNYSILIPYFLLSILGLIVVYSTTSATLIEEGKSAFQLVRNQGIFWIASLILIALIYKLKLGFLRNGRLIFIVMIVEMVLLALARLVGTPVNGAYGWISVGPVTIQPAEYLKIIIIWYLAHRFSKQQDEIAVYDFQVLTQNQWLPRAFNDWRFVLLVLIGSLGIFPDLGNATILVLVALIMYTVSGIAYRWFSTILALLAGSSMLVLSVIRFVGVEKFSQIPVFGYVAKRFSAFFNPFNDLAGAGHQLANSYYAMVNGGWFGLGLGNSIEKRGYLPEAHTDFVFSIVIEEFGFVGASMILALLFFLILRIILVGIRAKDPFNSMVAIGVGGMILVQVFVNIGGISGLIPSTGVTFPFLSQGGNSLLVLSVAIALVLNIDASEKRAKLIREYENQTDESL; the protein is encoded by the coding sequence ATGAAAATTAGTAAAAGGCACCTACTAAACTATTCCATTTTGATTCCTTACTTCCTTTTATCGATTTTGGGGCTGATTGTGGTGTACTCGACAACGAGTGCAACCTTGATCGAAGAAGGGAAAAGTGCCTTTCAATTGGTGCGTAACCAGGGGATCTTCTGGATAGCTAGTTTGATTCTGATTGCCTTAATCTATAAATTAAAATTAGGTTTCTTAAGAAACGGTCGTCTCATCTTTATCGTAATGATTGTCGAGATGGTTCTTTTAGCTCTGGCGCGACTGGTCGGAACACCTGTCAATGGAGCATACGGATGGATCTCTGTAGGACCTGTAACGATTCAGCCTGCAGAGTACCTTAAGATTATCATCATCTGGTACCTGGCACATCGATTTTCAAAACAACAAGATGAGATTGCGGTTTATGACTTCCAGGTTTTGACACAGAATCAGTGGCTACCTCGAGCTTTTAACGACTGGCGTTTTGTTCTGCTAGTTCTGATTGGTAGCTTGGGAATTTTCCCAGACTTGGGAAATGCGACCATCTTGGTCTTGGTGGCGCTCATCATGTATACGGTTAGTGGGATCGCCTATCGTTGGTTCTCGACCATTTTGGCTCTCTTGGCAGGGAGCTCAATGTTAGTCTTGTCTGTCATTCGCTTTGTTGGGGTTGAAAAGTTCTCTCAAATTCCTGTATTTGGTTACGTTGCTAAACGTTTTAGTGCCTTCTTTAATCCCTTTAATGACTTGGCGGGTGCAGGACACCAGCTCGCAAATTCTTACTATGCAATGGTAAATGGAGGCTGGTTCGGACTGGGACTAGGGAATTCTATCGAGAAGCGTGGTTATCTGCCAGAAGCCCATACGGATTTCGTCTTTTCGATTGTCATCGAGGAGTTTGGATTCGTTGGAGCCAGTATGATTTTGGCTTTACTCTTCTTCTTGATTTTGCGAATCATCTTGGTTGGTATTCGAGCAAAGGATCCCTTTAACTCCATGGTTGCTATTGGTGTCGGAGGGATGATCCTTGTTCAGGTCTTTGTCAATATCGGTGGGATTTCAGGGTTGATTCCTTCTACAGGGGTAACCTTCCCCTTCCTTTCACAAGGTGGGAACAGTCTATTGGTATTATCCGTAGCCATTGCGCTTGTACTGAACATTGATGCAAGTGAAAAACGTGCCAAACTTATCAGAGAATACGAGAATCAAACCGATGAAAGTCTGTAA
- the ppc gene encoding phosphoenolpyruvate carboxylase, with the protein MSLQKLENYSNKAVVQEEVLILTELLEDITKNMLAPETFEKIIQLKELSTSENYQGLNDLVTSLSNEEMIYISRYFSILPLLINISEDVDLAYEINHQNNVDQDYLGKLSTTIKMVAEKENAAEILEKLNVVPVLTAHPTQVQRKSMLDLTNHIHTLLRKYRDVKLGLINKEKWHTDLRRYIEIIMQTDMIREKKLKVTNEITNVMEYYQSSFLNAVPRLTAEYKKLAKEQGIELEHPKPITMGMWIGGDRDGNPFVTAETLNKSALTQCEVIMNYYDEKIYNLYREFSLSTSIVNVSDKVREMALKSQDNSIYREKELYRRALFDIQAKMQATKAYLIEDKDLQPRYATADEFYQDLLAIRDSLLENKGEYLISGEFVELMQAVEIFGFYLASIDMRQDSSVHEACVAELLASAGINDHYSDLSEDEKCALLLKELEEDPRILSATHAEKSELLEKELSIFKAARKLKDKLGENVIRQTIISHATSVSDMLELAIMLKEVGLVDAQKARVQIVPLFETIEDLDHSEETMRRYFSLPLAKKWIASKDNYQEIMLGYSDSNKDGGYLSSCWTLYKAQQQLTAIGDEFGVKVTFFHGRGGTVGRGGGPTYEAITSQPLKSIKDRIRLTEQGEVIGNKYGNKDAAYYNLEMLVSAAINRMITKKKSDTNTSNRYEAIMDQVVDRSYDIYRDLVFGNEHFYDYFFESSPIKAISSFNIGSRPAARKTITEIGGLRAIPWVFSWSQSRVMFPGWYGVGSSFKEFIDQDPKNIEFLRDMYQNWPFFQSLLSNVDMVLSKSNMNIAFEYAKLCEDEEVQAIYYTILDEWQLTKDVILAIEGYDELLAENSYLKDSLNYRMPYFNILNYIQLELIKRQRRGELSADEEKLIHTTINGIATGLRNSG; encoded by the coding sequence ATGTCTCTTCAAAAATTAGAAAACTATAGTAATAAAGCAGTCGTCCAAGAAGAAGTCTTGATTCTGACTGAGCTATTAGAAGATATCACAAAAAATATGCTAGCGCCAGAAACCTTTGAAAAGATTATCCAGTTGAAGGAATTATCAACTAGCGAGAATTATCAAGGACTCAATGACCTAGTGACCAGTCTTTCGAATGAAGAAATGATTTACATTTCACGCTATTTCTCTATCCTTCCACTTTTGATTAATATCTCTGAGGATGTGGATTTGGCCTATGAAATCAATCACCAAAACAATGTGGACCAAGACTATCTAGGGAAACTATCTACAACGATTAAGATGGTAGCTGAAAAAGAAAATGCAGCTGAAATTTTAGAAAAGTTAAATGTCGTTCCTGTCTTGACCGCCCATCCAACACAAGTACAACGCAAGAGTATGCTGGATTTGACCAACCACATCCATACGCTCTTGCGCAAGTACCGTGATGTCAAACTCGGCTTGATTAATAAAGAAAAATGGCACACAGATCTCCGTCGTTACATTGAAATTATCATGCAAACGGACATGATTCGTGAGAAGAAATTGAAAGTAACCAACGAAATCACCAACGTGATGGAGTACTACCAAAGTTCTTTCCTGAATGCTGTTCCACGTTTGACAGCTGAGTATAAAAAATTAGCTAAAGAACAAGGTATCGAGCTTGAGCACCCAAAACCGATTACTATGGGGATGTGGATTGGAGGAGACCGTGATGGAAATCCTTTCGTAACTGCGGAAACTCTCAACAAATCAGCCTTGACTCAGTGCGAAGTCATCATGAACTATTATGATGAAAAAATTTATAATCTTTATCGTGAATTTTCACTGTCAACAAGCATCGTGAATGTCAGCGACAAGGTCCGTGAGATGGCGCTGAAGTCACAAGATAACTCCATTTATCGCGAAAAAGAACTCTATCGTCGTGCCCTCTTTGACATCCAAGCTAAGATGCAGGCTACCAAGGCTTATCTCATAGAAGACAAGGATCTTCAGCCAAGATATGCCACTGCAGATGAATTCTATCAAGATTTGTTGGCCATTCGCGATTCTCTCCTTGAAAACAAAGGGGAATACCTGATTTCTGGAGAATTTGTCGAGTTGATGCAAGCTGTCGAAATCTTTGGTTTCTATCTTGCTTCTATCGATATGCGCCAAGATTCTAGTGTTCATGAAGCTTGTGTGGCAGAATTGTTAGCATCCGCAGGAATCAACGACCACTATAGCGATCTGTCTGAAGACGAAAAATGTGCCCTCCTCTTAAAAGAGTTGGAAGAAGATCCTCGTATCCTCTCAGCGACTCATGCTGAAAAGTCAGAACTGCTTGAAAAAGAACTCTCTATCTTTAAAGCTGCGCGCAAGTTGAAGGATAAACTGGGTGAAAATGTTATTCGTCAAACCATCATTTCTCACGCAACCAGTGTATCTGATATGTTAGAGCTAGCCATTATGCTTAAGGAAGTCGGCTTGGTGGATGCCCAAAAAGCCCGCGTTCAGATTGTTCCCCTCTTTGAAACAATCGAAGACTTGGATCACTCAGAAGAGACTATGAGAAGATATTTCTCTCTACCTTTGGCTAAAAAATGGATTGCTTCAAAAGACAACTACCAAGAAATCATGCTTGGCTACTCTGATAGTAACAAAGACGGTGGTTACCTGTCATCATGTTGGACTCTCTATAAAGCGCAACAACAACTGACGGCTATTGGGGATGAATTTGGCGTTAAGGTTACTTTCTTCCATGGTCGTGGTGGTACTGTGGGTCGTGGTGGTGGACCAACTTATGAAGCCATCACATCTCAACCGCTCAAGTCTATCAAGGACCGTATCCGTCTGACTGAGCAAGGAGAAGTCATTGGAAATAAATACGGAAACAAAGACGCTGCTTATTATAACCTTGAAATGTTGGTTTCTGCAGCCATTAACCGTATGATTACAAAGAAGAAGAGTGATACCAATACGTCAAATCGTTACGAAGCTATCATGGATCAAGTAGTGGACCGTAGCTACGATATCTATCGTGATTTGGTCTTTGGAAATGAACATTTCTATGACTATTTCTTTGAATCAAGTCCAATCAAAGCTATTTCAAGCTTCAATATCGGTTCGCGTCCAGCAGCTCGTAAGACCATCACTGAAATTGGCGGTTTGCGTGCCATTCCTTGGGTCTTCTCATGGTCTCAAAGCCGTGTCATGTTCCCTGGATGGTATGGTGTAGGATCAAGCTTTAAAGAGTTTATTGATCAAGATCCAAAGAATATCGAGTTCCTTCGTGATATGTACCAAAACTGGCCTTTCTTCCAATCTTTGCTTTCCAATGTAGACATGGTCTTGTCTAAGTCTAATATGAACATTGCTTTTGAATATGCCAAGCTTTGTGAAGACGAAGAAGTACAAGCTATCTACTACACTATTTTAGATGAATGGCAGTTGACTAAGGACGTTATTTTAGCTATCGAAGGTTATGACGAACTCTTGGCAGAAAACTCTTACCTAAAAGACAGTCTAAACTATCGTATGCCTTACTTTAATATTCTTAACTACATCCAGTTGGAGTTGATCAAACGTCAACGTCGCGGCGAATTGTCGGCAGATGAAGAAAAACTAATCCATACAACTATCAACGGAATTGCAACTGGTTTGCGTAATTCAGGCTGA
- a CDS encoding competence protein CoiA, which yields MFVARDAKGNLINALEKDVTKQAYTCPACGGGLRLRQGQSIRTHFAHESLRDCMAILENESPEHLGNKEALYHWAKKDNQVALEYSLPAIQQIADVLVNEKLALEVQCSPLSQKLLGDRSQGYRSQGYQVIWLLGEKLWLKERLTQLQRGFLYFSQNMGFYVWELDFKKQVLRLKYLLHQDLRGKLHFQVKEFPYGKGNLLEILRFPYQKQKLASFSVEQDSTICHYIRQQLYYQTPYWMKKQEEAYHQGDNLLNYQLDDWYPQVRPIESGDFLQIETDLASYYRNFQAYYQKNPKNNRQKLYPPAFYHLYFSKNVVK from the coding sequence ATGTTTGTAGCCAGAGATGCCAAGGGAAATTTGATAAACGCTCTCGAAAAAGATGTGACCAAGCAAGCTTATACTTGTCCAGCCTGTGGTGGTGGACTACGATTGCGCCAAGGACAGAGTATTCGGACGCATTTTGCCCATGAATCTTTAAGAGATTGTATGGCTATTCTTGAAAATGAAAGTCCAGAACACTTGGGCAACAAAGAGGCTCTCTATCACTGGGCCAAGAAGGACAATCAGGTCGCCTTAGAATATAGTCTGCCTGCGATTCAGCAGATAGCGGATGTTCTTGTCAATGAGAAACTAGCTCTGGAGGTTCAGTGCAGCCCCTTGTCTCAAAAGCTTTTAGGTGATAGAAGCCAAGGATACCGTAGCCAAGGCTATCAGGTTATCTGGCTACTGGGAGAAAAACTCTGGTTAAAGGAGCGATTAACACAATTGCAAAGGGGATTTCTCTATTTTAGTCAAAATATGGGTTTCTATGTTTGGGAACTAGATTTCAAAAAACAAGTTTTGAGACTCAAATATCTTTTGCATCAGGACCTACGTGGCAAGCTTCATTTTCAGGTCAAAGAATTTCCCTATGGAAAAGGAAATCTCTTGGAAATCCTACGATTTCCTTATCAAAAACAAAAGCTAGCTAGTTTTTCAGTTGAGCAAGATTCCACTATCTGTCACTACATTCGCCAACAGTTGTACTACCAAACGCCTTACTGGATGAAGAAGCAAGAAGAGGCCTATCATCAAGGAGACAATCTATTAAACTATCAACTGGACGACTGGTATCCCCAGGTCAGACCGATAGAGTCAGGTGATTTTTTGCAGATTGAAACGGATTTGGCTAGCTATTATAGAAATTTTCAGGCTTACTATCAAAAAAATCCGAAAAATAATCGCCAAAAGCTCTATCCACCAGCCTTTTATCACTTATATTTCTCAAAAAATGTGGTAAAATAG